In one Gossypium hirsutum isolate 1008001.06 chromosome D09, Gossypium_hirsutum_v2.1, whole genome shotgun sequence genomic region, the following are encoded:
- the LOC107891965 gene encoding heavy metal-associated isoprenylated plant protein 32 — protein MSKEEFMKIQTCVLKVNIHCDGCKHKVKKILQKIEGVFKTTIDSEQGKVTVLGNVDPNVLIRKLAKSGKHAEPWGSAKANNNQAHLANQFKNMQMLDNGNKGGNNNNKNNNQNNNKGGQKGNNNNNNQPKGGQPTPQQLHQHLQQVQQMKGFQDLKLPQLKDMKMGPNPNQLQNNKAVKFAEEEDFSDDDYDDDDLDNDCDLDDDDFDDGDELDDPRHPFHKMKAMMGNNAPPKGMPNNMVMLNGMMNGNLPQLMNPQKGPQNAAPNGGGNGKKGGNGGGGGMPVGGGNNEGKNGNGGKKGGGAGGNPNGGNPYQGGGGKNGGKNGGGLPQELQKNGGNNGGGNGGKKGAPNGVSDGFPTMGGGANGGNMSQQQRAAAMNMAMGQMGSLPQMGNIPAVQGLPAAAMNGGGGGGGYFQGAGPDVMPGNPYHQQQQQQQYLAAMMNQQRAMGGGNERFQPMMHARPPAAVNYMPPYPYQYPYPYPYPQPQPQPQPQPDPYTHFFSDENTSSCNVM, from the exons atgagtaaaGAAGAGTTTATGAAGATCCAA ACTTGTGTCCTCAAGGTTAACATACACTGTGATGGATGTAAGCACAAAGTGAAGAAAATCTTACAAAAGATTGAAG GGGTTTTTAAGACTACCATAGATTCTGAGCAAGGTAAGGTAACAGTGTTGGGAAATGTAGATCCTAATGTTCTAATAAGAAAGCTTGCAAAATCAGGGAAGCATGCAGAGCCTTGGGGTTCTGCAAAAGCTAACAACAATCAAGCTCATCTTGCCAACCAGTTCAAGAACATGCAGATGCTTGATAATGGCAACAAAGGTGgaaacaacaacaacaagaacaacaaccaaaACAACAACAAGGGTGGTCAGAAAgggaacaacaacaacaataaccaGCCGAAAGGTGGTCAGCCGACACCTCAACAGTTGCACCAGCATCTTCAACAGGTTCAACAAATGAAAGGGTTCCAAGATCTGAAGCTGCCTCAGTTGAAGGACATGAAAATGGGTCCTAATCCCAACCAACTCCAAAACAACAAAGCTGTCAAGTTTGCTGAAGAGGAAGATTTCAGTGATGatgattatgatgatgatgaCTTGGATAATGATTGTGAtcttgatgatgatgattttgatGATGGCGATGAGTTGGATGATCCTCGTCATCCATTTCACAAGATGAAGGCTATGATGGGGAATAATGCTCCTCCTAAAGGAATGCCCAACAACATGGTGATGTTGAATGGCATGATGAATGGTAATCTTCCTCAGCTTATGAATCCCCAAAAGGGTCCTCAAAATGCTGCTCCTAATGGTGGGGGTAATGGTAAGAAAGGTGGTAACGGTGGGGGTGGTGGTATGCCTGTTGGTGGTGGTAACAATGAGGGTAAAAATGGGAATGGAGGTAAGAAAGGTGGTGGTGCTGGAGGGAATCCTAACGGGGGGAATCCATATCAAGGTGGCGGTGGTAAAAACGGTGGTAAAAATGGCGGTGGTTTACCTCAGGAGCTGCAGAAGAATGGTGGTAACAACGGTGGTGGAAACGGTGGCAAAAAGGGAGCTCCCAACGGTGTTTCCGATGGGTTCCCTACCATGGGTGGCGGCGCTAATGGAGGGAACATGAGTCAACAACAAAGGGCTGCTGCCATGAACATGGCAATGGGCCAAATGGGGAGCTTACCCCAAATGGGTAACATCCCAGCAGTGCAAGGGTTACCGGCAGCAGCCATGAacggcggcggcggcggcggaGGGTACTTCCAAGGAGCGGGTCCGGATGTAATGCCGGGTAACCCATAccatcaacaacaacaacaacaacagtaTTTGGCAGCAATGATGAACCAACAACGTGCAATGGGAGGAGGAAATGAGAGGTTTCAGCCCATGATGCATGCTAGGCCACCCGCAGCTGTGAATTACATGCCACCATACCCATATCAATATCCATACCCGTATCCATATCCCCAACCTCAACCTCAACCTCAACCTCAACCCGACCCTTATACCCACTTCTTTAGTGATGAGAATACCTCAAGCTGCAATGTTAtgtga